A section of the Oncorhynchus keta strain PuntledgeMale-10-30-2019 chromosome 15, Oket_V2, whole genome shotgun sequence genome encodes:
- the LOC118394918 gene encoding calcium/calmodulin-dependent protein kinase II inhibitor 2-like, whose protein sequence is MSEVLPYSEGKMSGYGDTEASQISFSCGLQDTNSFFGASQAKRPPKLGQIGRAKRVVIEDDRIDDVLKGMADKSSPGV, encoded by the exons ATGTCCGAGGTGCTGCCTTATAGCGAGGGGAAAATGAGCGGCTATGGGGACACGGAGGCCAGTCAGATATCCTTTAGCTGCGGGCTACAGGACACCAATTCGTTCTTCGGGGCGTCGCAAGCGAAAAGACCCCCAAAGCTGGGACAGATCGGCAGAGCCAAGAGAG TGGTCATCGAAGATGACCGAATAGACGACGTCCTAAAGGGGATGGCAGACAAGTCGTCACCTGGTGTTTAA